Proteins from one Methanosarcinales archaeon genomic window:
- a CDS encoding PKD domain-containing protein, translating to MNYKWDFGDGNITSTIEKIITHSYTLEGDYDVNLTITDNSSTTNSTTKFVQVVATGITIDLYTGWNLISLPLMPEETSIAFVLSPIMGDYSIIWAYNASDTADYWKKYDPSAPFGNDLAHMEAGKGYRIMMTSDNALNISGTVPESTDINLKNGWNLIGYNSLESQPITDALSSITGNYSIVWAYDASDTDHWKKYDPSAPFGNDLAHMEAGKGYWIMMTTDDILEI from the coding sequence ATGAATTATAAATGGGACTTTGGTGATGGTAATATTACTTCCACGATAGAAAAGATAATAACACACTCTTACACTTTAGAAGGTGATTACGACGTAAATCTAACGATAACAGATAATTCAAGTACCACAAACTCAACAACTAAATTTGTTCAAGTAGTGGCAACAGGCATTACTATCGATCTATATACTGGCTGGAACCTAATTTCTTTACCGTTAATGCCCGAAGAAACCAGCATTGCATTTGTACTGTCTCCGATCATGGGTGATTACAGCATTATTTGGGCATATAATGCCAGCGACACTGCTGATTACTGGAAGAAATACGATCCATCTGCACCCTTCGGAAACGACCTGGCACATATGGAAGCTGGAAAAGGGTACAGGATTATGATGACCTCTGACAATGCTCTGAACATCAGTGGAACAGTGCCAGAATCAACTGATATTAACTTAAAGAACGGCTGGAACTTAATTGGGTATAATTCACTTGAAAGTCAGCCAATTACTGATGCTTTATCTTCAATCACTGGCAATTACAGTATCGTTTGGGCATATGATGCCAGCGATACTGATCATTGGAAGAAGTACGATCCAAGTGCACCTTTTGGAAACGATCTGGCACATATGGAAGCGGGTAAGGGATATTGGATAATGATGACGACTGATGATATTTTAGAAATCTAA
- the purL gene encoding phosphoribosylformylglycinamidine synthase subunit PurL, translated as MLPEHDYRIITERLGREPTEVEQGCFLNLWSEHCSYRSSASILKTFTTTGERVIIGPGDDAAIIGLEEGWVLAFAMESHNHPSYVDPYNGAATGVGGIVRDIVSMGARPIALMDPLYFGPLDDEKNRYLFEHVIMGIAGYGNCIGVPVLNGEAYFHESFSGNPLVNVVCVGLARQDKIVTATAQKAGNKVILMGSSTGRDGLGGASFASRDLSEESESEDRHSVQIGDPFTEKLLIEATLDAVDKGLVLSCRDLGAAGLTGASSEMAAKGNLGLHIIADRVHLRDETLTPYEIMISESQERMLFEVEPGKVDEVLAIADKYDLTANVIGEFTSETQYMVEYKGDVVVDIPILFLCEGAPTSEMALQPATKERNMEIPPMPDDLKSVILKLLSAPNIASKEWVYRQYDHEVQVRSVVKPGRDAGVLRIIDEKQGLAMSCGCNPAQVEADPYNGGAGVVIENAMNLAAVGARPLALVDCLNFGNPERPEIYHQFKQACLGLGDAARTLEIPVVGGNVSFYNESDEFGTAIAPTPSIGMVGCIKDLDNIPGSTFQQTGETIILIGETLTEMGASEYYSLMDLNENGATPNVVENIDNIVNNIISAVESGYIAAAHDVSNGGLAVTLCEMVDYVGAEVDISGMGLRDDESLFSESYGRMVISTKQPEKVLKMFSGIPCKVIGKTKGAVLSILSEKENIILSFDEIEEARASFTHQMMD; from the coding sequence ATGCTTCCAGAACACGATTACAGGATAATTACAGAAAGACTTGGCAGAGAACCTACAGAAGTGGAACAGGGTTGTTTCTTGAATCTCTGGAGTGAACATTGCTCCTACCGTTCAAGCGCTTCTATACTTAAGACCTTTACTACCACAGGGGAGCGGGTGATTATCGGTCCAGGTGACGATGCCGCTATTATCGGACTGGAAGAGGGCTGGGTACTGGCCTTTGCCATGGAAAGCCACAATCATCCTTCTTATGTAGACCCTTATAATGGTGCAGCCACAGGTGTTGGCGGTATTGTGCGGGATATTGTATCAATGGGAGCGCGTCCCATTGCACTCATGGACCCGTTATATTTCGGACCACTGGACGATGAAAAGAACAGGTATCTCTTTGAACATGTTATCATGGGAATTGCAGGGTATGGGAACTGTATCGGCGTACCAGTGCTAAATGGTGAAGCATATTTCCATGAAAGTTTCAGCGGTAATCCTCTGGTCAATGTAGTATGTGTAGGACTGGCCCGCCAGGATAAGATCGTAACAGCCACTGCCCAAAAGGCAGGCAATAAGGTTATTCTCATGGGCTCATCCACTGGCAGGGACGGTCTGGGCGGGGCATCATTTGCTTCAAGGGACTTAAGCGAAGAATCAGAATCAGAAGACAGACACAGTGTTCAGATAGGTGACCCATTCACTGAGAAACTGCTCATAGAAGCTACTCTTGATGCTGTGGATAAAGGACTGGTGCTCTCATGCAGGGACCTGGGTGCAGCTGGCCTGACAGGAGCAAGCAGTGAGATGGCAGCCAAAGGAAATCTGGGTCTCCATATCATCGCTGACAGGGTGCACCTCAGGGATGAGACCCTGACACCCTATGAGATCATGATCTCTGAGTCCCAGGAGCGAATGCTCTTTGAAGTGGAACCTGGAAAGGTGGATGAGGTCCTGGCAATAGCTGACAAATATGACCTTACAGCCAATGTAATAGGTGAATTCACCAGTGAAACCCAGTATATGGTGGAATATAAAGGTGACGTAGTAGTAGATATCCCGATATTGTTCCTGTGTGAAGGAGCTCCAACTTCAGAAATGGCACTCCAGCCTGCAACAAAAGAGCGGAATATGGAAATCCCTCCAATGCCTGATGATCTCAAAAGCGTCATCCTCAAGTTACTTTCAGCCCCTAATATTGCTTCAAAGGAATGGGTATATCGCCAATACGACCATGAAGTGCAGGTGCGTTCAGTTGTCAAACCAGGCAGAGATGCCGGGGTTCTGAGGATAATAGATGAAAAACAGGGGCTTGCGATGTCTTGCGGCTGCAACCCTGCCCAGGTGGAGGCTGACCCGTATAACGGCGGCGCGGGAGTAGTAATCGAAAATGCCATGAACCTGGCAGCAGTTGGCGCCCGTCCTCTTGCTCTGGTGGATTGTCTTAACTTCGGGAACCCGGAAAGACCTGAGATCTACCATCAGTTCAAACAGGCATGTCTGGGTCTGGGGGATGCAGCCCGGACACTGGAAATACCTGTCGTCGGGGGGAATGTATCCTTTTATAACGAGAGTGATGAATTCGGAACTGCCATTGCACCCACACCCAGCATCGGGATGGTGGGATGCATAAAGGATCTGGATAACATCCCTGGCAGTACCTTCCAGCAGACTGGTGAGACCATTATCCTGATAGGTGAGACACTGACCGAAATGGGAGCAAGTGAGTATTATTCATTAATGGATTTGAATGAAAATGGTGCCACCCCTAATGTGGTTGAAAATATCGATAATATTGTGAACAATATCATCTCTGCTGTAGAATCGGGTTACATAGCAGCTGCCCATGATGTATCCAATGGCGGATTAGCAGTCACACTCTGCGAAATGGTGGACTATGTGGGTGCTGAAGTGGATATTTCCGGAATGGGTCTCAGGGATGATGAAAGTCTTTTTTCAGAATCCTACGGCAGAATGGTTATCTCTACAAAACAACCAGAAAAAGTATTAAAAATGTTTTCAGGAATTCCCTGCAAAGTAATTGGAAAAACAAAAGGTGCAGTATTGAGCATACTGTCTGAAAAAGAAAATATTATATTATCATTTGATGAAATTGAAGAGGCAAGAGCCAGTTTTACCCATCAAATGATGGACTGA
- a CDS encoding CBS domain-containing protein has translation MFLPTPEELKKRRTNLNLTQNELARLAGVSQPLIARIESGDVDPRLSTLTKIFDAFLVMEKQRIKASDIMHTPVIQTHPESSVEEAVDIMENEGFSQVPVIENGVPVGSISSDMVVHSMTERDTEKLSNMKVKEIMGSSFPTVSKDTIVNTISHLLEQSPAVMVVEQGKVVGVVTQHDVMKLVHKKIEKS, from the coding sequence ATGTTTCTACCCACGCCTGAAGAATTAAAGAAACGAAGGACCAATCTCAATCTTACCCAGAACGAACTTGCCAGACTTGCAGGCGTAAGCCAGCCCCTGATAGCCAGGATCGAATCAGGGGATGTAGACCCCAGGCTTTCCACCCTTACAAAGATATTTGATGCGTTTTTAGTAATGGAAAAACAGAGGATCAAGGCTAGTGATATTATGCATACCCCTGTGATACAGACACATCCAGAGTCGTCGGTGGAAGAGGCAGTAGATATCATGGAAAATGAGGGTTTCTCCCAGGTGCCTGTTATCGAGAATGGAGTGCCTGTAGGCAGTATATCCTCAGATATGGTAGTGCATTCCATGACAGAGCGGGATACTGAAAAACTGTCAAATATGAAGGTAAAGGAAATCATGGGCAGTTCATTCCCAACAGTATCCAAAGATACTATTGTTAACACCATCTCCCATCTGCTTGAGCAGAGTCCGGCCGTGATGGTGGTGGAGCAAGGTAAGGTAGTGGGTGTGGTAACTCAGCATGATGTTATGAAACTGGTCCATAAAAAAATTGAAAAATCCTAA